The Mesotoga sp. UBA6090 DNA segment AAGATGTGGGACTTAGGATCGGCATACTTTCTTTTATAGAGGCCGGTTGGTTCATGGATGAAGGTCCTTACTTCACTCTGGGCCATGACGCAAACTTTCATCTCGCTTCCCGGGTTTCTTTCTCTTCGTTGCAGGAGGCAAGGGTGGTTGCAGAGCTGGGGTACGATTTCAATGTTGTATACCTTGAGATCGGAGGACTGTACGAGTACGCTGCTCCAAATGCATCCTTTCTTGGTGGGCAGCTGAAAACAGAAGTGTTTTTCGACAACGGTCTCAGCGCCATAAGTGCAACTCTGGGCAGATTTCAGAAGGTCGCCGGTGAAACGGAAAAGCAGAGTTTCACTTCCATTGGATTTTCCGCCAGAAGAAGACTGGACATCGACAAGAAATTCTACTTCCTGAGTATAGAGAGCGTTGAGCTTGTTGGGACGCTAAAATGGGAGATCAAGGACGATCTCTCAACATTCGATCCTTTCCCAGTGTACAGCTTCGTTGGAATGCAGCTGAACCTGGGATTCCTGAACTAGAAAACTCTTCTTCCCCCACACAAAAGTCTAAAGAATGTGACGAATCGCGATAAGTTCTCAATCGGTGAACAGTTATGATAGGAGCTTTGCCATTTCGTCGACTTCCTTTTCGTCTGGCATATCTCCATCTACTGACATTTCCATTACTTTGCCGGCCACATATGTGAGAAGCCGATGAGAAACTTTAGAGGCTCGTCTCATAGACATTGAAGCACCGAGAGCTCTCTCAACCCTATCATAGAAGTCTGCTCTTGCATTAATAAGAATCTCCCTTACTCTTTTGTTCTTCATCCCGTGAAGCCAAAGATATACGAGAGAAACCATTATGTCTGACCTTTCCGAATAAAGCTTCAGGACTTCCGTGTAGAGATCATGAGCGATGTCCACTGGTTGTTTTGACTGGTCTATTAGTGGTTCGAGTCGCGGAAGAACGTAGTTGTTCAGAATGTGCCTAGAGAGGTCTATGAGCATTCCCTCTTTGGAGCGATGGTGATAATGAATGGCTGCAAGATTTACTTCTGCTATGCTTGAAACCTTTCGTGTGCTTAGGCCCTCGATCGTTTCTTCAGCGATGACCTGTATAGCTGCCTCCATTATTCTCTCTCTCGTTTCTTGTCCACGCACTGTCGTCACTCCTTTCAATCATTCGTATAACACATATTATATCACAATGTGTTAGAAATGAACAGTGAAGCCGGGAATACCCGGCTTCCATTCATGGAACAATTCTTGTACCCGATTTCCCCCTAAGTGCCAGGTCAACCTTCTCCAGAGAGGTTATTATAGCTTCCTTTCCCGTTCTGGAGACAAAATCGATTGCGGATTCAATTTTCGGCAGCATGCTTCCCTTTGCAAAGTGGCCAGCTTCCATTAACTCTCGGCCTTTTTCAACGGTCAACTCCTTTAGTTCCTGCTGATCTTTTTTCCCAAAGTTTATGTAGGCATGGTCTACTCCGGTGAGGATTACGAGAGCGTCCGCTTCAATAAGTTTTCCAAGTAATGCTGAGGCTCTGTCCTTGTCTATAACGGCTTCAACTCCACTGATCGCTCCCGACTTCTCTCTGACGACTGGGATTCCACCACCGCCTGCGGCAACTACTATAGTCCCATCTTTAATCATCTCTCTTATCGGTTCAATCTCAAGAACATCAAGAGGGATTGGCGAAGGAACTACACGGCGGAAGCCCCTCCCGGCATCTTCTTTGACAGTCCAGCCCTTGGTTCTCTCAAGTTCCTTTGCGGTCTCTTCGTCATAGAATGGTCCTACAGGTTTCGAAGGGTGCTGAAAGCCCTGATCATTCTTATCTACAACTATCTGGGTTAGAACGCAAGCGATGTCTCTCTTGTGATCGCGCTTGATTAGTTCGTTGTTCAAAGTCTGAGTAATCAAGTAACCGATCGAGCCTTGAGTCATCGCGTCGTTGACATCAATTGGAAAGGGGGGAAATACTTCTTTAGCGATGTCCTGTTGAACCAGCAGGTTTCCTACCTGAGGTCCATTGCCGTGAGTAATAACCAGTTCATAGCCTTCCTCTATAAGATCTGCAAGATAGGAGGTTGTCGAAAGCAGGTTCTTTTGCATTACTTCGGCAGTTGGTTTTTCATTTGGCTTATTAAGCGCATTCCCACCTATTGCAACAACAATTCTCTTCATTTTACCCCCTACAGCAGTGTGGCTATCATAACTGCCTTAATTGTGTGCTTTCTGTTCTCGGCTTCTTCAAAGACTTTTGAAACGGGACTCTCAAAGACATCTTCAGTCACTTCGTTTCCTTTGACTGCAGGGAGGCAGTGAAGGAAGATGCTCTCGGTCTTTCCAGTCTTTCTCATCATCTCGCCATTTACCTGATAGGGCTTCAACAGGGCAATTCTTTCCTGCAGCTTCGCTTCTTCTCCCATAGATGCCCAAACATCTGTGTAAACCGCATCGGCGTCCATCAGTGCCTTCTCTATGTCTTCAGTTACCTCAACCTTAGCTCCAGACACTTTCGCAATCTCCTTGCACTTGTCAACGATTGCTGGGTCTGTGTGAAGGCTTTTTGGCCCGCATGCAACGAAATGCAGTCCCATCTTTGCAGAACCTATCATTAGAGAGTTTGCCATGTTGTTTCTGGAATCACC contains these protein-coding regions:
- the arcC gene encoding carbamate kinase — translated: MKRIVVAIGGNALNKPNEKPTAEVMQKNLLSTTSYLADLIEEGYELVITHGNGPQVGNLLVQQDIAKEVFPPFPIDVNDAMTQGSIGYLITQTLNNELIKRDHKRDIACVLTQIVVDKNDQGFQHPSKPVGPFYDEETAKELERTKGWTVKEDAGRGFRRVVPSPIPLDVLEIEPIREMIKDGTIVVAAGGGGIPVVREKSGAISGVEAVIDKDRASALLGKLIEADALVILTGVDHAYINFGKKDQQELKELTVEKGRELMEAGHFAKGSMLPKIESAIDFVSRTGKEAIITSLEKVDLALRGKSGTRIVP
- a CDS encoding TetR/AcrR family transcriptional regulator — its product is MRGQETRERIMEAAIQVIAEETIEGLSTRKVSSIAEVNLAAIHYHHRSKEGMLIDLSRHILNNYVLPRLEPLIDQSKQPVDIAHDLYTEVLKLYSERSDIMVSLVYLWLHGMKNKRVREILINARADFYDRVERALGASMSMRRASKVSHRLLTYVAGKVMEMSVDGDMPDEKEVDEMAKLLS